The following proteins come from a genomic window of Methanocella sp.:
- a CDS encoding glycosyltransferase codes for MISVIVPAYNEEKRIKTTLEDYSEGLKAAGREFELIVVCDGNDRTAALAGPYGKVLEFGHRLGKGGAVLEGFKAARGDIVGFTDADNSLKVDQFLRLLDEMDRTGAGCVIADRKSRESVIMEGQYLFRRFASEVFNFMLSRVIFGLKIRDSQCGGKVFKKEYIDQVAPLMECRGFEFDVELLWRLKNAGCEIKEVPVVWKDDKGSTFSFKYVPSMFFNLMKVRLELK; via the coding sequence TTGATAAGCGTCATCGTCCCTGCGTACAACGAGGAGAAGAGGATAAAGACGACCCTCGAGGATTACAGCGAGGGTCTGAAGGCCGCGGGCAGGGAGTTCGAGCTGATCGTCGTCTGCGACGGGAACGATCGCACCGCCGCGCTGGCCGGGCCATACGGGAAGGTGCTGGAGTTCGGCCACCGCCTGGGAAAGGGCGGCGCCGTGCTGGAGGGCTTCAAGGCAGCCCGTGGCGATATCGTAGGCTTCACCGACGCCGACAACTCGCTCAAGGTCGACCAGTTTTTACGCTTACTGGACGAGATGGACAGGACGGGAGCGGGATGCGTCATCGCCGACCGCAAGTCCAGAGAATCCGTGATTATGGAGGGCCAGTATCTTTTCCGGCGGTTCGCCAGCGAGGTGTTTAATTTTATGTTGTCCCGCGTCATCTTCGGCCTGAAGATCCGGGACTCCCAGTGCGGGGGCAAGGTCTTCAAGAAGGAGTACATCGATCAGGTGGCGCCATTAATGGAATGCCGGGGCTTCGAGTTCGACGTGGAACTGCTATGGAGACTGAAGAATGCAGGCTGCGAAATAAAAGAGGTGCCCGTCGTATGGAAGGACGACAAGGGGAGCACTTTTAGCTTCAAGTACGTGCCCTCGATGTTCTTTAATTTAATGAAGGTCAGGCTGGAATTAAAGTGA
- a CDS encoding DapH/DapD/GlmU-related protein: MERWGIFGFGHYLSDIADIIHARQDRICAIINNINPTEKQWEDLKRRIALFGYDVPVIEISDFKPRPDEKYFYGFFDGRDQVLADFKRNYGIMFSPLVHPAAYLGSNVRYGEGALISPHAVIGPNSRIGNFTRVNRASTIGHDTEIGDFSDVAPGAAIAGRVWIGNRTMIGIGSTVIDGIHIGSNSVVGAGSVVVKDVPDNVVVVGVPAKILRKNE; the protein is encoded by the coding sequence TTGGAGCGATGGGGCATATTCGGGTTCGGCCATTATCTCAGCGATATAGCCGATATCATCCATGCCAGGCAGGACAGGATCTGCGCCATCATCAACAATATTAATCCAACCGAAAAGCAGTGGGAAGACCTCAAACGGAGAATAGCGCTATTTGGCTATGACGTCCCGGTCATTGAGATTTCGGACTTTAAGCCCCGGCCGGATGAAAAATATTTTTACGGGTTCTTCGACGGCAGGGACCAGGTCCTGGCCGACTTCAAGCGTAACTATGGGATCATGTTCTCGCCCCTCGTGCATCCTGCGGCGTATTTGGGCTCCAATGTCCGCTACGGCGAAGGCGCCCTAATTTCCCCCCATGCAGTTATAGGCCCCAACAGCCGGATAGGGAATTTCACGCGGGTCAACCGGGCCTCGACGATCGGCCATGATACGGAGATCGGCGACTTTTCAGACGTGGCCCCGGGAGCCGCTATAGCGGGCCGTGTCTGGATAGGGAACAGGACGATGATCGGCATAGGCTCTACGGTCATCGATGGGATACACATCGGTTCCAACTCGGTGGTTGGCGCGGGGTCGGTCGTCGTCAAGGATGTGCCGGACAACGTGGTCGTTGTCGGCGTACCGGCAAAGATATTGAGGAAAAATGAATAG
- a CDS encoding 3-keto-5-aminohexanoate cleavage protein, whose protein sequence is MIIQLAPTGMIPSRGDTPNVPITPEEIAKDTNEAYRLGASVVHLHARDGEGRPTYLKEVYGNIISLIREKCPNIIICVSTSGRMDMDIGHRSEVLSLRPDMASLMMGHVNFSINPSINTMDTIRRLACAMNDRGIKPELEIFEPGFINTAKYLARKGYLKTPLHFNLLLGSLGDMPADFRDLAYLVESLPPGSTWSAAGIGRFQTQITAAAILMGGHVRTGIEDSIYYNYETRELATNKGLVERAVRMAHELGRDIATPAEAREILGLERKAQK, encoded by the coding sequence TTGATCATACAGCTAGCGCCGACCGGCATGATCCCTTCGCGTGGTGACACGCCTAACGTGCCCATTACTCCCGAAGAGATCGCGAAAGATACGAATGAGGCATATCGTCTGGGCGCCTCGGTAGTCCATTTGCACGCGAGGGATGGCGAAGGCCGCCCCACCTACCTTAAAGAGGTTTATGGTAATATTATTTCACTGATAAGAGAAAAGTGCCCCAACATCATCATCTGCGTGTCGACGAGCGGAAGGATGGACATGGATATCGGCCATCGGTCTGAGGTCCTGAGCCTCCGGCCTGACATGGCCAGCCTGATGATGGGGCACGTGAACTTTTCTATTAACCCTAGCATCAACACAATGGATACGATCCGGCGGCTGGCATGCGCTATGAACGACAGGGGAATAAAGCCGGAGCTCGAGATATTCGAGCCGGGGTTCATCAATACGGCAAAATACCTCGCCAGGAAAGGCTATTTGAAAACGCCATTACACTTCAATCTTTTATTAGGTTCCCTCGGGGACATGCCGGCAGATTTCCGGGACCTTGCCTACCTGGTCGAATCCTTGCCGCCCGGCAGCACCTGGTCCGCAGCCGGTATTGGCAGGTTCCAGACACAGATCACGGCCGCCGCCATATTGATGGGCGGCCACGTGAGGACCGGCATCGAGGACTCCATATACTATAATTACGAGACCAGAGAGCTCGCGACGAATAAAGGCCTGGTCGAGAGGGCGGTCAGGATGGCCCACGAACTAGGAAGGGATATCGCTACGCCTGCAGAGGCGCGGGAAATACTGGGCCTCGAGCGAAAGGCACAAAAATAG
- the rffA gene encoding dTDP-4-amino-4,6-dideoxygalactose transaminase: MIVPYNRPYIAGNELRYISELLHSGNTIAGDGHYTKKVNEFIETTFSAKKALMTTSCTGALELATYLLRLKKKDEVILPSFTFVSTANPVLLAGAKIVFAEIDESTMNIDPDDIRRKITPNTRAIYPVHYGGVACKMDEITEIAQEHGLAVVEDSAHGVNARYKNRYLGTLGDFGCYSFHETKNYSCGEGGALLINTDDKKIIERAEVLREKGTDRSKFFRGEVDKYTWVDIGSSYLPSDILAAFLYAQLESLDTIQRKRLRIYNAYNKALKPYENSGSLRLPIVPGYAQHNAHLYYVLFNDASARDAVMQRLRARSILAIFHYLPLHSSPMGKKLGYKAGDLPVTESVSKRLLRLPMYAGMTNEEFAYVISALREAIEEEVV; this comes from the coding sequence ATGATCGTCCCATATAACCGGCCATATATCGCGGGTAACGAGCTTCGATACATCAGCGAACTGCTCCATTCCGGTAATACTATCGCAGGGGATGGCCATTATACAAAAAAGGTCAACGAATTCATCGAAACGACTTTTAGCGCGAAAAAAGCATTAATGACCACGTCTTGTACGGGCGCCCTGGAACTGGCGACATACTTACTTAGACTTAAGAAAAAGGACGAGGTCATACTGCCTTCGTTCACGTTCGTATCGACGGCAAATCCCGTATTGCTCGCCGGGGCAAAAATCGTCTTCGCGGAGATCGACGAGAGCACTATGAACATCGACCCCGACGATATCCGGCGCAAGATCACACCAAATACCAGGGCAATTTACCCCGTTCATTATGGCGGCGTCGCCTGCAAAATGGACGAGATCACGGAGATCGCCCAGGAGCACGGGCTCGCCGTCGTCGAGGACTCCGCGCACGGCGTGAACGCCCGGTACAAAAACCGCTACCTCGGAACGCTGGGCGACTTCGGCTGCTATAGCTTCCACGAGACAAAGAACTATTCCTGCGGGGAGGGCGGCGCCCTGCTGATAAATACGGACGATAAAAAAATCATCGAGCGGGCGGAGGTCCTGAGAGAGAAAGGCACGGACAGGAGTAAGTTTTTCCGGGGCGAGGTCGATAAATACACCTGGGTCGACATCGGCTCCAGCTATCTGCCGAGCGATATTCTCGCCGCGTTCTTATACGCCCAGCTTGAAAGCCTGGACACGATCCAGCGTAAGAGGCTCAGGATCTATAACGCCTATAACAAGGCGCTCAAGCCGTACGAGAATAGCGGATCGCTGAGATTACCGATCGTGCCGGGCTACGCGCAGCATAACGCCCACCTGTATTACGTCTTATTCAATGATGCAAGCGCCCGTGACGCAGTCATGCAGCGGCTCAGGGCGCGCAGCATCCTCGCGATATTCCATTATCTGCCCCTCCACTCCTCGCCCATGGGGAAAAAGCTGGGGTATAAAGCGGGAGATCTGCCCGTGACCGAAAGCGTGAGCAAAAGATTATTACGGCTGCCAATGTACGCGGGCATGACGAATGAAGAGTTCGCGTATGTAATTTCAGCGCTCAGGGAAGCCATCGAAGAGGAAGTCGTGTAA
- a CDS encoding glycosyltransferase family 2 protein, whose amino-acid sequence MPEHRISIVIPVYNSEKTIGELVGQLELQLRPMLDIDIILVNDGSTDRSFQVLEGLSRKYDNVRALNLSRNFGQHNATMAGLNYAKGEYAVTMDDDLQHPAAEIFKLIAEIDKGHDVVYGEYPKNEGFFRNAGSMANSLMMEIMIGKPRGLRFSSFRIIRSFVVKEMVRYDAPYPYLDGLILRITRNIGTVKVEHRERENGRSNYTIKKLLSLWMNGFLNFSILPLRLFAYIGIVFALVGFLSAAVIIVRAIFFLVPVQGWASLIVSTLIFSGVQLLSLGMIGEYIGRIYLTQNRTPQYVIRESIDPGARGKDGAPLKENPIEVKRI is encoded by the coding sequence ATGCCAGAACACAGGATATCCATCGTCATACCGGTCTACAACTCGGAAAAGACTATCGGAGAGCTAGTCGGACAGCTCGAGCTGCAGCTTCGGCCAATGCTCGATATCGATATCATACTGGTGAACGATGGGAGTACGGACAGGAGTTTCCAGGTACTCGAGGGGCTTTCGAGAAAATACGATAACGTTCGCGCGCTGAACCTGTCCCGCAACTTCGGCCAGCATAACGCGACCATGGCGGGCCTCAACTATGCAAAAGGCGAGTACGCCGTCACGATGGACGACGACCTCCAGCATCCGGCGGCGGAAATATTCAAGCTCATCGCCGAGATCGATAAGGGCCATGACGTGGTTTACGGGGAATACCCGAAAAACGAGGGCTTCTTCAGGAACGCCGGGAGCATGGCCAATAGCCTGATGATGGAAATTATGATCGGCAAGCCCCGCGGGCTAAGGTTTTCCAGCTTCCGGATCATCCGGTCCTTTGTGGTAAAGGAAATGGTCAGGTACGATGCGCCATACCCCTATTTAGACGGGCTGATCCTGCGCATCACACGGAACATCGGCACGGTGAAAGTGGAGCACCGGGAGAGGGAAAACGGACGCTCCAATTATACGATAAAAAAGCTGCTGAGCCTCTGGATGAACGGGTTCTTGAACTTTTCCATACTTCCCCTGAGGCTCTTTGCCTATATCGGGATCGTCTTTGCCCTGGTAGGATTTTTATCAGCGGCCGTGATCATAGTGAGAGCTATATTCTTCCTGGTGCCTGTCCAGGGATGGGCGTCGCTGATCGTTTCGACCCTGATATTCTCGGGCGTACAACTGCTATCGCTCGGAATGATCGGCGAATACATCGGTCGTATATACCTGACGCAGAACAGGACCCCCCAGTATGTGATAAGAGAATCAATAGACCCGGGAGCTCGCGGCAAGGATGGCGCCCCATTAAAGGAAAATCCCATAGAAGTAAAGCGGATCTAG
- a CDS encoding GNAT family N-acetyltransferase translates to MKIVDQEFSEQGNTIRYGLVPWDSQIFGFTIVEASGIEISNMEKFDILISSFERRLKDLNCRMVCVKVPAVEKEIFYKLQKGGYVFIEETIQPYIGDLRRHDARYSDLVGSPLAGATGDTIEAIKGIACRTFVYDRFHADKGFSGEKASERYAYWVDNSFNSGDDVLYLDDEGVVRGFSIVHGSGDEAYLALMGVDEGRKGHGLGMELLAATCQHVKDEGFKGFSTVLSLNNIPALNLYSECGFKFKDPVYVLHKWM, encoded by the coding sequence TTGAAGATCGTAGATCAGGAATTTAGTGAGCAGGGCAATACCATACGCTATGGTTTAGTTCCATGGGATTCCCAAATATTCGGGTTCACTATCGTCGAGGCCTCAGGCATAGAGATCAGCAATATGGAAAAATTCGACATTTTGATATCTTCCTTTGAGCGCCGCCTGAAGGATTTAAATTGCAGGATGGTATGTGTAAAGGTCCCTGCGGTAGAAAAGGAAATATTCTATAAGCTGCAGAAGGGCGGTTATGTCTTCATCGAAGAGACGATCCAGCCTTATATCGGCGACCTGCGGAGACATGATGCCAGATATAGTGACCTCGTGGGGAGCCCGCTGGCCGGTGCGACCGGGGATACGATCGAGGCGATAAAGGGCATAGCCTGTCGGACTTTTGTATACGACAGGTTTCATGCGGATAAAGGGTTCTCGGGTGAAAAGGCGTCCGAAAGATACGCTTACTGGGTGGATAATAGCTTCAATTCGGGAGACGACGTATTGTATCTCGACGATGAGGGTGTAGTGAGGGGCTTCTCCATCGTCCATGGCTCGGGGGATGAGGCATATCTGGCGTTGATGGGCGTGGACGAGGGCCGGAAAGGCCATGGATTGGGCATGGAACTTCTGGCTGCCACGTGCCAGCACGTAAAGGACGAGGGCTTTAAGGGATTTTCGACCGTACTGTCGCTGAACAACATCCCGGCGTTAAATCTCTATTCGGAGTGCGGCTTTAAGTTCAAGGACCCGGTATACGTGCTTCATAAATGGATGTAG